CGGACAAAAGGTCGGGTCGGCCTATCCTCCGGATTTACGACACGACCAACTACCCGACCCCATTGCTGATATGTTAGGCCAGATGCAGAATGAAATCGATCGGTTAAAACAGAAGGTAAATGAATTGGAACGGGAATGCTGTCAATTGAAAGCTAAGGCAGAGGGGGCCAAGGAATAAATGCAAATTTACAACACCCTAACCAGAAGTAAAGAGGAGTTTATCCCAAGAGAACCAGGCAAGGTCAGTATGTATGTGTGTGGGCCAACCACCTATAACTTTATCCACCTGGGCAATGCCAGGCCGCTGGTTTTTTTTGATACTGTCAGACGCTATTTTATCTACAAAGGTTACCAGGTAAATTATGTACAAAATTTTACCGATGTGGATGATAAGATTATCAAGCGAGCCCAGGAAGAAAAGATGGATCCTTTGGCATTAGCCCAAAAATATATCCGCGAGTACTTTGTGGATGCAGAGGCTCTTAACGTTATGCATGCCGATACACACCCGAAGGTTTCCGAGCACATCACAGAAATTATTAATTTGATTAAAAAATTAGAAGACAACGGTAACGCCTATGCTGTGGATGGGGACGTTTACTTTGCAGTGCGCAGTTTTCCTGAGTATGGTAAATTATCCGGTCGCAGCCTGGAGGATATGCAGGCTGGGGCCAGGGTAGAGATAGACCCGCGCAAAAAAGACCCCATGGACTTTGCCCTTTGGAAAGCAGCTAAACCGGGGGAACCCAGTTGGGAAAGCCCTTGGGGGGCAGGGCGTCCGGGCTGGCATATTGAATGTTCGGCCATGGCAGAAAAATACTTGGGGGCAGGTTTCGATATCCACGGCGGTGGTTTTGACCTGATTTTTCCCCACCATGAAAACGAAATAGCCCAGTCCGAAGCCGCTTGTCAACAGCCCTTTGCCCGCTATTGGATGCATAATGGCTTTATTACCGTTAACCAAGAGAAAATGTCCAAGTCTCTGGGTAATTTCTTTTTGGTACGGGAGATCTTAGCCAAGTTTGCGCCGGATGTTGTACGCTGGTACCTACTATCCACCCACTACCGCAGCCCCTTGGATTTTGATGATGAGAAACTGGTTATGGCAGGCAAAGGGTTAGAACGGATTAAGACAGCCATTCGCCTGTTATACGAGGTTCTGGCACGGCCTGTTTCTCCGGGAGAGACGGCCCAGGGCGGCTCTTTAGAGGAAAAGCTGCCTTCCCTAAGATTGGAATTTGAAAAAGCTATGGACGATGATTTTAATACCGCCCTGGCTGTATCGGTATTTTTTGAGTTGGCCAAAGAGGTTAATATTTATGTGGGCAAACTGGGCACCCAGCTAACCCAGCGGGAGAAAGAGATTTTAGACCAAGCCCACAGTTTAATTAAAGATTTTAATGGGGTTTTGGGTATCCTAAAAGAGGATCAAAAAACCGGGCAATTAATCCTGGAAGAGGCCGGCCAGGATGATCAATTGACTGAAGGTTTGTTGCAGTTAATTATCAAGATTAGGCAAGAAGCAAGAAGTAAAAAGGATTGGGCCACAGCCGACACCATCAGAGATGGCTTGAAGGAATTGGGTATTATTTTGGAGGATACACCCCAGGGTGTGCGTTGGAAAAAGCAGGGATAACATGAAAGAACAAAGGCCAGAGGAATTGCCCAGCCTGGTGCTGGCTTATGTTGGTGATGCTGTTTATGAACTGGCCATCCGTGAGATTTTAGTTAAACAGGGCTATACCAAAGTTAATCTTCTGCATAAAGAAGCTGTACGCTATGTCAAGGCAGCAGCTCAAGCCAAAGCATTATTTGCTATGGAAGAAATGTTAACGGCAGAGGAACAGGCGGTGGTGCGTAGGGGACGCAATGCGAAAATTGTCTCACTCCCTAAAAATGCCGATTACATGGACTATCGTCATGCCACTGCCTTGGAGGCTCTAATTGGCTATCTCTATTTACAGGGTAAACAGGAGCGAGTACAGGAAATTGTTGGCTTCGCTCTGGAGGCTATTGTCCTGGAAAAATAACTCCCACGGCAGGTAATAAACTAAGACAAGCCTGGTGGGTTGAAAAATGTAGGCCAATCGGCCAGCTGGGGAGAGAAGAAAGTGGGTAAAACAACTGTTAAGGTGCGGTTACTGGAGCATACTCCAAACCCTGAAAAAATTATTGCCATGGCTGCCAGATTGTGTTACTCGGCAGCTGATATTGACGGGTTGGAAGCTAACGTAGCCGCCTCAGATCAACGGGCCTTTGTAGAAAAATTACTGGATTTGGGGCATCATAGTACCATCGAGCATGTTTCCTTTACCTTTGGTATTGAAGGAGTATCCCGCAGTCTGTTGGCCCAAATTACCCGACACCGTATTGCCAGTTTTAGCGTGCAGTCCCAGCGCTATGTGGGGGAAACTAAGAAACAAAATCAAAATGACACCTTTGAATATATCATACCGGATTCCATCATCGCTCTGGGTCCGGAGGCTGAGGCGGAATTTGCCGAGCAAATGGCGCAGGTGCAAAGGTGGTATGATGGTTGGGTGGAAAAATTGGGCGGTGGTAGAGGCGCCTATGAAGATGCCAGATTTGTACTGCCCAATGCTGCCGAAACTAAAATTATGGTGACTATGAATGCCCGTGAATTAAGGCATTTCTTTAAATTGCGCTGCTGTAGAAGGGCTCAATGGGAAATACGTCGGGTAGCCGAACAAATGTTGGCCCTGGTCAAGGAAGTTGCTCCCACGCTTTTTGCCAATGCCGGTCCCCAGTGCTTGGTAGGTCCCTGTCCGGAGGGAAAATTAAGTTGTGGCAGTCGGGCAGAAGTGCGTAAGCAATACGGGCTTAATTCCGCAGGGGAAGTGAATTAAAATGAAAGCAATCCCTTTTATTATCCTTGTTCTTTGGCTTATTGCCCTAACACTGGGTGTGTTGGGCGTGGTAACCCGTCGTAAGAAATTAATTCTTTGGGGTGGGGTTGCGGCATTGGGTGGCGTGGCAGCTACCTACTATCTTAAGTGGCTGCTGCAAAACATGTAATTATTAGCTAAAGTAACCTGGAGGGGAAATTGTGAGTGAAATAATTGCCGGCAGAAATCCGGTGCGGGAAGCGTTGCGTGCAGGACGTCCTATTAACAAAATAGTGATAGCCAAGGGAGCCAATACCGGCCCTATGGGGGAAATAGCTAAATTAGCCCGGGAAGCCAGTATTCCCATACAAACCCTGGAACGTTCCCGGCTGGATAAGCTGGCGGCTACCACCACCCATCAGGGCGTGATAGCCTATGCCGCGGCTAAAGAATATGTTGAAGTGGAAGATATTCTCAAGCTAGCCAGGTCAAAGGGAGAAGATCCCTTTATTGTTATGCTGGACGAGATTAACGATCCCCATAATTTGGGTGCCATTCTGCGTACAGTGGATGCTGCCGGTGCCCATGGTGTAATCATTCCTCAACGCAGATCGGTGGCTTTGACCGCCACAGTGGCCAAAGCCTCGGCCGGGGCGGTGGAATATGTGCCGGTGGCCAGGGTAACCAATCTGGACCAGACTCTGAGAATGTTAAAGGAGGAAGGTCTCTGGGTTGTGGGTGCTGACATGGAAGGGTCGGAAGTTTTTTGGCAAGCTAATCTCACCGGGCCACTTTTGTTAGTTATTGGCGGCGAAGGAAAGGGCCTGGGCAGATTAATACGAGAGAGATGCGACCTGCTGGTGCGGTTACCCATGGCGGGGCGTGTAGGGTCACTGAATGCCTCGGTGGCAGCAGCCTTATTGATTTATGAGGTTGTACGCCAGAGGGGGTAGGTTTACTTGACACCCCGGGATTTTACACCCGGGGTTTGAGGCCAACATGGTGGGTTGAGAAGGCTTGCCTCAAGCCCTATGGGTGATATTTAATCAATAGGCCGTTCTATAATAGGATAATACTGGAAAAATGGCAATATAAGAGGAACTAAAGTGCGCCATCAATGGATTTATTTTGCCTTGACGAGCCTTTTTAAGATGGGCTATAATGAATCTTGTAATTACTACTCTTTGGTTTTGTTTTTTAACTGCTTAGTCAATGGGTGTATCAGACCCCGGATACCGGCATATTAGATCTGGCAGTATTTTTGTTTTGGGTTAGAGAGATAAGAAAGCGGGGCGATCAATTTGAATTCACAAGCACAAAGAGAGATTTCCGGCGGCTATAATGTGATGGTAGATGAGGATGTTGTGGAGTTTGCGCGTGAAGGCGATGACGCCGCGCTGGAGTACTTAATTAATAAGTACAAAAACTTTGTGCGTGCAAAGGCTCGCTCGTACTTCCTTATTGGGGCGGATCGTGAGGATATTATCCAAGAAGGCATGATTGGGCTGTATAAGGCCATCAGGGACTTTAGAATGGACAAGCTATCCTCCTTCCGTGCTTTTGCGGAATTATGTATTACACGGCAAATCATTACCGCTATTAAAACTGCCACCAGGCAAAAACATATACCCTTAAATTCTTATGTGTCCCTCAATAAACCCATTTACGATGAAGACTCTGATCGTACACTGCTGGATGTTATTTCTGGTTCTAAAATTACCGACCCCGAGGAGCTTATCATCAGCAGGGAAGAGTTTGATGACATTGAAGAAAAAATGGGCGAAATTCTTAGCTCCCTCGAGTGGAAGGTACTGATGTCTTATCTTGAGGGTAAGTCCTATCAAGAAATAGCCGAAGACCTAAACCGTCACGTAAAGTCCATTGATAATGCCCTGCAAAGGGTGAAGCGTAAGTTAGAGAGATATCTGGAAAAACGGGAAGCGTAAAGCAACCAGTTAGTTAATTTATAATAGATAAATACTACATGATTATACATTTTACCTCTATTTAAAACGAAAAAAATTTGCTTAAAAAAGATCTAATAATACCAAATAATACATTGGTCAAAGTATTGACACTGCAAGTTACTTTTGCTATTATAATCAATGTTCGGTGCCGGCGTAGCTCAATTGGTAGAGCAGCTGACTTGTAATCAGCAGGTTGCGGGTTCGAGTCCCATCGTCGGCTCCACCTTTTATATTCTGGAGGGATTCCCGAGTGGCCAAAGGGAGCAGACTGTAAATCTGCCGTCAGTTGACTTCGAAGGTTCGAATCCTTCTCCCTCCACCAGAAAATCACAACAAACGACATATTCTCAAAACAGTACTTGCATTATATGTCGTGGCTGTGATACAATATAATTCGCTGACGCGGGATAGAGCAGTTGGTAGCTCGTCGGGCTCATAACCCGAAGGTCGAGGGTTCAAGTCCCTCTCCCGCAACCAAATGCTGCTATAGCTCAGTAGGTAGAGCGTATCCTTGGTAAGGATAAGGTCACCGGTTCAATCCCGGTTAGCAGCTCCAGTTTTGGCGGCGTAGCTCAGCTGGTCAGAGCACTCGGTTCATACCCGTGGGGTCACTGGTTCGAATCCAGTCGCCGCTACCAAACCAAAAGCCGGTCCTTGTGGACTGGCTTTTTTGTTTGGTCAGAAAGTGGCATCCCGTTACTTGTTTAGGATTTTAAAGTTTAAACTTAGCCTTATTAGGTCTAAAAAGTTTTCTCTAAACAGAAGGATTTTGCTTCTTTGTGACGAATTTAGCAAAGGATTTGCCAAGGAATTCACCTGTTAACGTATAAAGGAAACTAAATTGTGGAAATAATTTAAGGATGAAAGAATTCCTGGCTGGATTCCTTAATTAATAGAGGAGGAGAATCGAACTTATGGCTAAGGCTAAATTTGAACGTACCAAACCCCACGTTAACATTGGTACCATTGGTCACGTAGACCATGGCAAAACCACTCTGACCGCAGCTATTACCATTGTTCTGTCAACCATTGGCGGTGCTGCTGTAAAACGTTACGATGAAATTGACAACGCTCCTGAAGAGCGTGAACGTGGTATTACCATTAACACCTCCCACGTTGAATATGAAACCGCTAACCGTCACTATGCCCACGTTGACTGCCCCGGTCACGCTGACTATGTTAAGAACATGATCACCGGTGCTGCTCAAATGGACGGTGCCATCCTGGTTGTATCTGCCGCTGACGGCCCCATGCCTCAAACCCGTGAGCACATCCTGCTCTCCCGTCAGGTAGGCGTACCCTATATTGTAGTATTCTTAAATAAAGCCGATATGGTTGACGATCCTGAACTGCTTGAACTGGTAGACATGGAAGTTCGTGAACTGCTCAACTCCTATGAATTCCCTGGCGATGACACCCCCATCGTAGCCGGCTCCGGCCTAAAAGCTCTGGAATGTGGCTGCGGTAAGCGCGAGTGCGAATGGTGTGGCAAGATTTGGGAACTGATGGACAATGTAGACAAGTACATTCCTACTCCCGAACGTGCAGTAGATAAGCCCTTCCTGATGCCCGTAGAAGACGTGTTCTCCATTACCGGTCGTGGTACTGTAGCCACCGGTCGTGTAGAGCGTGGTCAAGTAAAAGTACAAGATGAAGTAGAAATCGTAGGTCTCAATGACAAGCCTCGTAAGACCGTAGTAACCGGCGTAGAAATGTTCCGCAAACTGCTGGACTATGCCCAAGCTGGTGATAACATTGGTACTCTGCTGCGCGGTGTAGACCGTAAAGAAATTGAACGTGGTCAAGTACTGGCTAAGCCTGGCAGCATTAAGCCTCACACCAAATACTCTGCGGAAGTATATGTACTGACCAAAGAAGAAGGTGGCCGTCACACCCCATTCTTTAACGGCTATCGTCCTCAATTCTACTTCCGTACCACCGACGTAACTGGCGTTATTCAACTGCCTGAGGGTGTAGAAATGGTTATGCCCGGTGACAACATTAAAGTAGACGTTGACCTGATTACCCCCATCGCTATCGAAGAAGGTCTGCGCTTTGCTATTCGTGAAGGCGGCCGTACCGTAGGCGCTGGTGTAGTAACCGGTATTCGTGAATAAGTTATTGAAGGGAGTAGGTAAAACCCTACTCCCTTTTATTAGCCGATGTTGCGGAGGCGAAAAATATTAGGGGTATGACTCTTACCCCTCGCCTTTGGAACGGTGGTATATTAATCCGAATTTTGTGACACAATACTATTATGGATTGTTGCCACAGGATAAGTATTGACATCCAACAACACATATGATAAATTTGTTAAGGTATATTACTAGACAACATCGGTCCAAGTCTTTTTTCGTTTTAGGGAGGTGGCAACAGTGCGAGTAGGCGTAACTCTGGCTTGCACCGAATGCAAACGGCGCAACTACACCACTAACAAGAACAAGAAAAACGATCCTAACCGGATTGAACTGAAAAAATATTGCAAGTGGTGTCATACCCATACGATTCACAAAGAAACCAGATAGTCCGTATTATTTCTAACCCTGGCTTGTAATAAGAGCTACATTCCTTAGGGGAGGATTGTATTCGAGGCGCTCTGGTTGGAAAAGTAGAAAGAATAAGGATGTGGCGTTTTCAATGGCTGTGCAAAAGAAAACACTAAAAAAGGCAAGCGCTGCCAAGGAAATAGCGGCAACCAAAGAAACCAGCGGGGCCGAGAATAAAAAAGATGTGGCCCCCAAGGACACTGCCAAAGCTGTGGCCAAGAAAGAACCGACAAAAGCACAAAAGCCATCTGTTTCGGAACGCGCCGGTAGCGTCAGCAGATATTTGCGTGGTGTGCAAAGCGAGCTTAAGAAAGTACATTGGCCCACACGTAAGGAAGTCGTTACCTATACTGCGGTGGTGCTTGTTTCCGTGGTAATAGTTGCTGCTGCCATCTGGGTAGTTGATTCACTTCTGAGCTTGGGTATTGGTGCCATTATTTCCTAATTGTTAAATGAGGGGGTGGGGAACCCGTACCTGCATTGGGAGGGTTCCTTCTGTTGATGAGTAAACAGTGGTATGTTGTTCATACTTACTCCGGGTACGAGAACAAGGTTAAGGCCAACTTGGAGCGAAGAATTGAATCTATGAATATGGAAGACAAGATCTTCCGTATTCTTGTGCCCATGGAAGATGAAATAGAAATAAAAAATGGCAAAAAGAAGGTCTCGAAGAAAAAAGTTTTCCCCGGCTATGTCCTGGTGGAAATGATTATGACTGACGACTCTTGGTATGTTGTGCGCAACACGCCGGGTGTTACCGGTTTTGTTGGCAGTGGTTCTAAACCCATTCCTCTTAATGAAGAAGAGGCGAAATTGATTATTAAGCAAATGGGTATTGAGGAGCCTAAGGCCAGGATTGATGTCAGTGTTGGGGAAAACGTTAAGGTTGCAGAGGGACCCTTTGAGAATTTTGTTGGTGTGATAGAAAAGATTTACCCTGATAAGGGTAAAGTTAAAGTTATGGTATCCATGTTTGGACGTGAAACTCCCATCGAACTTGATTTTACACAGATTGAAAAACTTGATTAAGCTTGTAGTTTGTAAGGAGGTGGACTGAGTATGGCCAAAAAGGTAGCTGCCGTTATTAAATTACAAATTCCGGCCGGTAAAGCCACCCCAGCACCCCCGGTAGGTCCTGCGCTGGGTCAACACGGGGTTAATATTATGGGGTTTGTTAAACAATATAATGAAGTCACTGCTGCACAAGCAGGACTTATTATCCCGGTTGAAATTACTGTTTATGAAGATCGGTCCTTTACCTTTGTTACCAAAACTCCTCCAGCAGCAGTATTGCTGAAGAAGGCACTGGGAATTGAGACCGCTTCCGGCGAGCCTAACAAAAAGAAAGTGGGCAAACTACCCCTTTCTAAAGTTAGAGAAATTGCCGAATTAAAAATGCCCGATCTTAACGCGGCCAGCGTTGAAGCTGCTATGCGTATGGTAGAAGGCACCGCCCGTAGCATGGGTATTGAAATAGTAGAAGGATAACTTCATCCGGTGGGAGGATGTAGTCCGCTAGTACCACAAAGGAGGAAAAAACATGCCGAAAATTGGCAAAAAGCTCCAAGAAGCTAGGAAGCAAATTGATAAAAACACTTTATACGAGCCCTTGGAAGCCTTTGAGCTGGTTAAGAAAGTAGCGCCTGGCAAGTTTGATGAAACAGTCGAAGTGGCTTTTCGTTTGGGTGTAGACCCCCGTCATGCGGACCAGCAACTGAGGGGTGCGGTAGTACTGCCCCACGGCACTGGTAAAACCAAAACAGTTTTGGTTTTTGCCAAGGGTGACAAGGCCAAAGAAGCAGAGGCTGCAGGAGCAGACTTTGTAGGCGCCGAAGATCTGGTAGAAAAAATCCAAGGTGGTTGGACCGGCTTTGATGTAGCCATTGCCACACCTGATCTCATGGGCCTGGTTGGTAGACTGGGTCGTATCCTGGGACCCCGTGGCTTAATGCCCAACCCCAAGACTGGTACTGTAACCTTTGATGTAGGCCCCGCAGTCAGGGATGCTAAGGGCGGTAAGATTACTTATCGTACCGATAAAATTGGTATTATCCACGCTCCCATTGGTAAGGTTTCCTTTGAGGCCCAGAAGCTGGCTGAAAACTTTAAAACCCTGGCAGATACATTGATTCGCATTAAGCCTGCCTCCGCTAAAGGTCAGTATATGAAGACCATTACAGTTTCTTCAACCATGGGGCCTGGGGTAAGAATTAACCCGAACAAAATCTAGTTTTAGCAACTCCGGTTAATTACAACTGAATAGTTTCCAGTCGTAGACAGTTGGTGTTGATACTTAATGGCTTTGCCGCCAACCGAGACCGGGGTGTAACTGCAAGCTGAAAACGATTGCGGGGATTTCTGGTGCTGTCTGCGATAGGAATCCCCGTTTTAGTTTTTATATTACGGAAGGAGGTGCATCTCTTGCCGACTACTAAAGCTCA
This region of Desulforamulus ferrireducens genomic DNA includes:
- the cysS gene encoding cysteine--tRNA ligase, giving the protein MQIYNTLTRSKEEFIPREPGKVSMYVCGPTTYNFIHLGNARPLVFFDTVRRYFIYKGYQVNYVQNFTDVDDKIIKRAQEEKMDPLALAQKYIREYFVDAEALNVMHADTHPKVSEHITEIINLIKKLEDNGNAYAVDGDVYFAVRSFPEYGKLSGRSLEDMQAGARVEIDPRKKDPMDFALWKAAKPGEPSWESPWGAGRPGWHIECSAMAEKYLGAGFDIHGGGFDLIFPHHENEIAQSEAACQQPFARYWMHNGFITVNQEKMSKSLGNFFLVREILAKFAPDVVRWYLLSTHYRSPLDFDDEKLVMAGKGLERIKTAIRLLYEVLARPVSPGETAQGGSLEEKLPSLRLEFEKAMDDDFNTALAVSVFFELAKEVNIYVGKLGTQLTQREKEILDQAHSLIKDFNGVLGILKEDQKTGQLILEEAGQDDQLTEGLLQLIIKIRQEARSKKDWATADTIRDGLKELGIILEDTPQGVRWKKQG
- a CDS encoding Mini-ribonuclease 3, whose translation is MKEQRPEELPSLVLAYVGDAVYELAIREILVKQGYTKVNLLHKEAVRYVKAAAQAKALFAMEEMLTAEEQAVVRRGRNAKIVSLPKNADYMDYRHATALEALIGYLYLQGKQERVQEIVGFALEAIVLEK
- the thyX gene encoding FAD-dependent thymidylate synthase — protein: MGKTTVKVRLLEHTPNPEKIIAMAARLCYSAADIDGLEANVAASDQRAFVEKLLDLGHHSTIEHVSFTFGIEGVSRSLLAQITRHRIASFSVQSQRYVGETKKQNQNDTFEYIIPDSIIALGPEAEAEFAEQMAQVQRWYDGWVEKLGGGRGAYEDARFVLPNAAETKIMVTMNARELRHFFKLRCCRRAQWEIRRVAEQMLALVKEVAPTLFANAGPQCLVGPCPEGKLSCGSRAEVRKQYGLNSAGEVN
- a CDS encoding DNA repair protein, producing MKAIPFIILVLWLIALTLGVLGVVTRRKKLILWGGVAALGGVAATYYLKWLLQNM
- the rlmB gene encoding 23S rRNA (guanosine(2251)-2'-O)-methyltransferase RlmB yields the protein MSEIIAGRNPVREALRAGRPINKIVIAKGANTGPMGEIAKLAREASIPIQTLERSRLDKLAATTTHQGVIAYAAAKEYVEVEDILKLARSKGEDPFIVMLDEINDPHNLGAILRTVDAAGAHGVIIPQRRSVALTATVAKASAGAVEYVPVARVTNLDQTLRMLKEEGLWVVGADMEGSEVFWQANLTGPLLLVIGGEGKGLGRLIRERCDLLVRLPMAGRVGSLNASVAAALLIYEVVRQRG
- the sigH gene encoding RNA polymerase sporulation sigma factor SigH; this translates as MNSQAQREISGGYNVMVDEDVVEFAREGDDAALEYLINKYKNFVRAKARSYFLIGADREDIIQEGMIGLYKAIRDFRMDKLSSFRAFAELCITRQIITAIKTATRQKHIPLNSYVSLNKPIYDEDSDRTLLDVISGSKITDPEELIISREEFDDIEEKMGEILSSLEWKVLMSYLEGKSYQEIAEDLNRHVKSIDNALQRVKRKLERYLEKREA
- the tuf gene encoding elongation factor Tu, with protein sequence MAKAKFERTKPHVNIGTIGHVDHGKTTLTAAITIVLSTIGGAAVKRYDEIDNAPEERERGITINTSHVEYETANRHYAHVDCPGHADYVKNMITGAAQMDGAILVVSAADGPMPQTREHILLSRQVGVPYIVVFLNKADMVDDPELLELVDMEVRELLNSYEFPGDDTPIVAGSGLKALECGCGKRECEWCGKIWELMDNVDKYIPTPERAVDKPFLMPVEDVFSITGRGTVATGRVERGQVKVQDEVEIVGLNDKPRKTVVTGVEMFRKLLDYAQAGDNIGTLLRGVDRKEIERGQVLAKPGSIKPHTKYSAEVYVLTKEEGGRHTPFFNGYRPQFYFRTTDVTGVIQLPEGVEMVMPGDNIKVDVDLITPIAIEEGLRFAIREGGRTVGAGVVTGIRE
- the rpmG gene encoding 50S ribosomal protein L33; this translates as MRVGVTLACTECKRRNYTTNKNKKNDPNRIELKKYCKWCHTHTIHKETR
- the secE gene encoding preprotein translocase subunit SecE; translation: MAVQKKTLKKASAAKEIAATKETSGAENKKDVAPKDTAKAVAKKEPTKAQKPSVSERAGSVSRYLRGVQSELKKVHWPTRKEVVTYTAVVLVSVVIVAAAIWVVDSLLSLGIGAIIS
- the nusG gene encoding transcription termination/antitermination protein NusG encodes the protein MSKQWYVVHTYSGYENKVKANLERRIESMNMEDKIFRILVPMEDEIEIKNGKKKVSKKKVFPGYVLVEMIMTDDSWYVVRNTPGVTGFVGSGSKPIPLNEEEAKLIIKQMGIEEPKARIDVSVGENVKVAEGPFENFVGVIEKIYPDKGKVKVMVSMFGRETPIELDFTQIEKLD
- the rplK gene encoding 50S ribosomal protein L11, which encodes MAKKVAAVIKLQIPAGKATPAPPVGPALGQHGVNIMGFVKQYNEVTAAQAGLIIPVEITVYEDRSFTFVTKTPPAAVLLKKALGIETASGEPNKKKVGKLPLSKVREIAELKMPDLNAASVEAAMRMVEGTARSMGIEIVEG
- the rplA gene encoding 50S ribosomal protein L1 produces the protein MPKIGKKLQEARKQIDKNTLYEPLEAFELVKKVAPGKFDETVEVAFRLGVDPRHADQQLRGAVVLPHGTGKTKTVLVFAKGDKAKEAEAAGADFVGAEDLVEKIQGGWTGFDVAIATPDLMGLVGRLGRILGPRGLMPNPKTGTVTFDVGPAVRDAKGGKITYRTDKIGIIHAPIGKVSFEAQKLAENFKTLADTLIRIKPASAKGQYMKTITVSSTMGPGVRINPNKI